The following proteins come from a genomic window of Gemmatimonadaceae bacterium:
- a CDS encoding helix-turn-helix domain-containing protein has product MPDTIVAFRLTALVQSGLQESLRGSIPIHYTAVRSECEVLLQQHRAVALIIQVPSMRASAELLELLELRSHYPFVSVTGIFHDADSDLSAVARLGSAGILDMIPAEAIRQSDFVRSILSRGHIESLVSRIWRLSELTVDDLVATVLRPAVGMAHSPISLPRLAAAKHMHERSLRKYCATHGLASPQWIIGWARTLVIAYYLEEHGRSVQSIATLLGFSSPSLLTNHLRRYTGMTARELREGTPLDTVARKLEEALMPTRGFADLT; this is encoded by the coding sequence ATGCCTGACACCATCGTGGCCTTCCGCTTGACGGCCCTCGTGCAGAGTGGACTTCAAGAGTCGCTCCGCGGATCGATTCCGATTCATTACACCGCAGTGCGTTCGGAATGCGAGGTTCTGCTCCAACAGCACCGTGCCGTCGCCTTGATCATCCAAGTGCCTAGTATGCGAGCTTCTGCCGAGCTACTTGAACTGCTTGAGCTTCGAAGTCATTACCCGTTCGTGTCAGTTACGGGCATTTTCCACGATGCAGATTCTGACCTGAGTGCGGTCGCGCGCCTAGGGTCCGCTGGAATACTGGACATGATCCCGGCTGAAGCGATTCGGCAGTCGGACTTCGTTCGTTCGATCCTCTCCCGAGGGCATATTGAATCCCTCGTATCAAGAATCTGGCGCCTTTCGGAGCTCACCGTGGATGACCTCGTGGCCACGGTCCTGAGGCCGGCGGTCGGCATGGCACACAGCCCCATCTCGCTGCCGCGACTGGCGGCCGCGAAGCATATGCACGAACGGTCCCTTAGGAAGTATTGCGCCACGCACGGCTTGGCATCCCCGCAGTGGATCATCGGGTGGGCGCGCACCCTTGTCATCGCGTACTACCTGGAAGAGCACGGCCGCTCGGTTCAGAGTATTGCGACTTTGCTCGGATTCTCCTCGCCCTCGCTGCTTACTAATCATCTTCGCCGGTATACCGGGATGACCGCGCGTGAACTTCGAGAAGGAACTCCGCTCGATACTGTAGCGCGAAAGCTTGAGGAGGCGCTCATGCCGACGCGAGGGTTCGCCGACCTAACTTGA